A part of Octopus sinensis linkage group LG7, ASM634580v1, whole genome shotgun sequence genomic DNA contains:
- the LOC115214003 gene encoding glutathione S-transferase U19 gives MSDSSLRFASSWFCPFCQRVWIALLEKGIPFKYEEIDPYKKTEEFLKLNPRGLVPVLIHDDKIIYESTVCMEYIDEAWPQKPKIMMEQPYDKAQVRIWGDYAASKVIPFFFAILKSDPENLGEAQKSFVENIGSFVKAMSPTGNFFMGDSFSFVDMMLIPWMQRLPVLKHFKSFEIPSDIDWYPRFQKWLTACLNRESVKPTLAEVEKLLPGFEKYVKKH, from the coding sequence atgtctGATTCATCACTCAGGTTTGCAAGTTCCTGGTTTTGTCCATTTTGCCAAAGAGTCTGGATTGCTCTCTTGGAGAAAGGAATTCCttttaaatatgaagaaattgaTCCCTATAAGAAgactgaagaatttttaaaactGAATCCAAGAGGTTTGGTACCAGTGCTGATACatgatgataaaattatttatgaatctACTGTATGTATGGAATATATTGATGAAGCTTGGCCACAAAAACCCAAAATTATGATGGAACAACCTTATGATAAGGCTCAAGTTCGTATCTGGGGTGATTATGCTGCAAGTAAAGTAATTCCATTCTTTTTTGCAATTCTGAAATCAGATCCTGAAAATCTTGGTGAAGCACAGAAATCTTTTGTTGAAAATATTGGAAGTTTTGTGAAAGCCATGTCTCCAACTGGAAATTTCTTCATGGGGGACTCATTTTCATTTGTTGATATGATGCTGATTCCATGGATGCAAAGATTGCCagttttgaaacattttaaaagttttgaaataCCATCTGATATTGATTGGTATCCTCGGTTCCAGAAATGGCTCACTGCTTGTCTTAACAGGGAGAGCGTGAAACCTACTCTTGCTGAGGTAGAGAAATTGCTCCCAGgttttgaaaaatatgtaaaaaaacattAG